TTTGTACTTGCTATAGTATTGGTTGCTTTGGTATTTGCAGCAATCGCCGTAGCGGTGAGTGGGGGAGCCTTGTTGTACGAATTACTCCCTGCTATTGACTGGACACCTATCGCTTCCGTCACTCCTATGATGACGTTACTTGGTACGATTGCCGGGGTTGCTTTGATTGGTATTCCTTTGGGAGCTTTTTTATATACGATTCTACGTCAGTTGTTCCATTGGGCACCAATGGGGACAGGGCTGAAGTGGTCGTTACTGATTCTGTGGATATTGGGTGCGGTTATTATGATTATTAATCTTTCAGCACTAGGCTGGCAACTGCCTTTATATGGTTTGCACCACTTTTAACCAAGTTATTCTATTAAAAAAGGATAATATTTATTCTTTTATAACTAAATGTACCCTGATAGTGTGTCCAGGGTACATTTTTTGTTTGTTCTTATCTATGGTAAATCGGGATTTTTTATTAAGTTTGTAAAGACGTATTCGATAAGTATAAAAATGGGTGAACATATATGTTTCAGGAGAAATGAACGTTTAGCTACTGTCAATCCTTATTGGCGAGGCAATCCGATGGTGCGCGGGCGCTTTTTTAACAGACAACACCGCTTCCGTCCGGGTATGGGCAGTGTATTGAAATGGCGTTTGTCGCCTAACCCTCAGCGTAAAGAAAAGAAGGCTGTGAAGTGGGATCCGAAGGTCTGCTATCTTCGTTCGCTGGATGCCGTAGTGGGAGATTCGTTGATATGGCTGGGGCATAACTCTTTCTTCCTCCAATTGGCAGGTAAAAGAGTCATGTTCGATCCCGTATTCGGAAATATTCCCTTTGTAAAACGGCAAAGTGAGTTTCCTGCGAATCCCGACATTTTTACAGAGATTGATTATCTCCTTGTCAGTCATGATCATTTCGATCATCTGGATAAACGAAGTATCGCCCATTTGCTGAAAAATAATCCGCAGATGAAACTGTTTTGCGGCTTGGGAACAGGTGAATTGATTCAAAGTTGGTTCTCGGAAATGAAAATTGTTGAAGCAGGTTGGTATCAACAGATAGAAGACGAAGGATTAAAGATAACCTTCCTTCCTGCACAGCATTGGAGCAAACGTTCTGTGCGTGACGGCGGTCAACGGTTATGGGGAGCCTTTATGTTGCAGGGTGACAATATCTCACTTTATTATAGTGGTGATACAGGGTATTCCAGCCATTTTCGTGAGATTCCCGATTTGTTCGGTGCTCCTGATTATGCTTTGCTAGGTATCGGTGCATACAAACCCCGTTGGTTTATGCGTCCCAACCATATTTCCCCTTACGAATCCCTGACTGCCTCAGAAGAAATGCATGCAGGACTTACTATCCCTATGCATTATGGAACTTTTGATCTGTCGGATGAGCCTCTGCACGATCCTCCTAAAGTGTTTGCGGCAGAAGCAAAGAAAAGAAAGATCCCGGTAGAAATACCTTATTTGGGAGAAATAGTAAAACTAAGCAAGAAGAAGTAATTATAAATGTATAAAGAGATGAAGAAATTAGAAGTAAAAGACTTAAAAGACAACTTTTTCGAAGCTATCGGAAAAGAATGGATGCTGATTACAGCCGGAACAAAGGAGAAGTTCAACACTATGACAGCAAGTTGGGGTGGCATTGGGTGGCTGTGGAATAAGCCTGTAGCCTTTGTCTTTGTCCGTCCCGAAAGATATACTTATGAGTTCATTGAAAAAAGTGATTACTTGACACTTTCTTTTTTAGGAGAAGAAAATAAGAAAATTCATGCAGTATGCGGTTCAAAGTCAGGTCGTAATACAGATAAAGTCAAAGAAACCGGCCTGAAGCCTGTTTTTACGGAAGGAGGTAATGTGGTGTTTGAACAAGCCCGTTTAAGTCTGGAATGTAAGAAACTTTATGCGGACGGTATCAAACCCGAATGCTTTTTGGACAAAGAATCATTGGAGAAATGGTATGGTGGTGCTCATGGAGGATTTCATAAAATGTATATCGTAGAGATTAAAAATATATATTCGGAGTAAATTTAGCGAATTTTGACGGATGTAATGTAGAAGGCTCTGAACTCAATGATTGAGAATAGAGCCTTCGTTGATTTTTCACCTTTCGGAGTTTATCTTATTTACTCGAGGTCTTACTCTGAAGGAGCCTTCTTTACCCATTTATCCAGCCACTCGAAGAAAGTACGTTGCCACAAAACGCCATTTTGCGGTTTCAGTACCCAGTGATTCTCATCCGGATAAATTAGCAGTTCTGCCGGAACGCCACGCATTATGGCAGCATCGAAAGCAGCCATTGCCTGATTGGCTAGGATACGATAATCTTTTTCTCCATGAATACAAAGGATTGGAGTATCCCATTTCTCTACAAAGAGGTGAGGGGAGTTGGCGAAGGTGCGTTGCGCCACCGGGTTTTGTCTCTCCCAGTATGCACCGCCCATATCCCAGTTAGCAAACCATTTTTCTTCTGTTTCCAGATATTGCATTTCCATGTTGAAGATACCGTCGTGAGCGATGAATGCCTTGAAGCGTTTGTCGTGATGTCCTGCTAACCAATAAACGGAGAATCCTCCGAAGCTGGCACCTACACATCCCAGGCGATCTTTGTCGACATACGATTCTTTCGCTATCTCATCAATAGCCGTGAAATAATCCTTCATACACTGACCACCGTAATCACCGCTGATTTGTTCATTCCATTCCACACCGAATCCCGGCAATCCACGACGGTTGGGAGCAACAATGATATAATCATTAGCTGCCATAATCTGGAAATTCCAGCGATAAGACCAGAACTGGCTTACCGGACTCTGGGGACCTCCTTCGCAGAACAACAATGTCGGATACTTCTTGTTCGGGTCAAATTGCGGGGGATAGATTACCCATGTCAACATTTGCTTGCCGTCAGTAGTCTTCATCCAGCGACCTTCCACCTTACCCATTTCCAATTGGTCGTAGATCAACTTGTTCTCCTGTGTCAGTTGAGTTGCCAAACCGTCTAATGCTACTGCATAAATTTCATCACCCATGCTCATCGAATGACGTTTTGCAATCAGTTTATCCCCGAATAAAGCGACCCCTTCATAATCATACATTCCGGAAGTAATGGCTTTAACAGAATCATTCGCCAGATTAAGTGCATAAATCTGTGATTCTCCGTGCCATACTCCTGTGAAGTAAATAGTCTTGGCGTCAGCTCCCCATACAAATGCGTCTACATTCGATTCAAAAGCTTTGCTGACAAAACGCTTTTCACCCGTCTCCAGATTCATGATGAACAAGCGGTTTAAGTCAGCCTCGTAGCCGTCACGCTCCATGCTCTGCCAGGCAATATATTTGCCGTCCGGTGAATATTGCGGATTTGTATCATATCCTTTATTTTCTTCGGTGATATTTTTCGTCTCTTTGGTATTCAGGTCATACACATAAATATCCGAGTTGGTTGAAATGGCATACTCCAACCCTGTTTTTTTTCGGCAGGTATAAGCCACCTTATCCGAAGTTGTATTCCAAGCCAGTTGCTCTATGCCGCCCCAAGGCTTCATCGGGCTTTCGTAAGGTTCGCCTTCAAGAATATCTACAACATTTGAAATGCCGTTACCGTCAAAATC
The nucleotide sequence above comes from Bacteroides caccae. Encoded proteins:
- a CDS encoding S9 family peptidase, translated to MRQANLFMMSAAMLLAACGGTKDAGKTDQVLIEKSNIKIEGKRMTPEALWAMGRIGGFAVSPDGKKIAYTVAYYSVPENKSNREVFVMNADGSDNQQITRTPYQENEVTWIKGGTKLAFLSNDNGSSQLYEMNPDGSERKQLTNYDGDIEGYSISPDGKKLLFISQVKTKESTADKYPDLPKATGIIVTDLMYKHWDEWVTTAPHPFIADFDGNGISNVVDILEGEPYESPMKPWGGIEQLAWNTTSDKVAYTCRKKTGLEYAISTNSDIYVYDLNTKETKNITEENKGYDTNPQYSPDGKYIAWQSMERDGYEADLNRLFIMNLETGEKRFVSKAFESNVDAFVWGADAKTIYFTGVWHGESQIYALNLANDSVKAITSGMYDYEGVALFGDKLIAKRHSMSMGDEIYAVALDGLATQLTQENKLIYDQLEMGKVEGRWMKTTDGKQMLTWVIYPPQFDPNKKYPTLLFCEGGPQSPVSQFWSYRWNFQIMAANDYIIVAPNRRGLPGFGVEWNEQISGDYGGQCMKDYFTAIDEIAKESYVDKDRLGCVGASFGGFSVYWLAGHHDKRFKAFIAHDGIFNMEMQYLETEEKWFANWDMGGAYWERQNPVAQRTFANSPHLFVEKWDTPILCIHGEKDYRILANQAMAAFDAAIMRGVPAELLIYPDENHWVLKPQNGVLWQRTFFEWLDKWVKKAPSE
- a CDS encoding MBL fold metallo-hydrolase, producing MGEHICFRRNERLATVNPYWRGNPMVRGRFFNRQHRFRPGMGSVLKWRLSPNPQRKEKKAVKWDPKVCYLRSLDAVVGDSLIWLGHNSFFLQLAGKRVMFDPVFGNIPFVKRQSEFPANPDIFTEIDYLLVSHDHFDHLDKRSIAHLLKNNPQMKLFCGLGTGELIQSWFSEMKIVEAGWYQQIEDEGLKITFLPAQHWSKRSVRDGGQRLWGAFMLQGDNISLYYSGDTGYSSHFREIPDLFGAPDYALLGIGAYKPRWFMRPNHISPYESLTASEEMHAGLTIPMHYGTFDLSDEPLHDPPKVFAAEAKKRKIPVEIPYLGEIVKLSKKK
- a CDS encoding flavin reductase family protein, translating into MKKLEVKDLKDNFFEAIGKEWMLITAGTKEKFNTMTASWGGIGWLWNKPVAFVFVRPERYTYEFIEKSDYLTLSFLGEENKKIHAVCGSKSGRNTDKVKETGLKPVFTEGGNVVFEQARLSLECKKLYADGIKPECFLDKESLEKWYGGAHGGFHKMYIVEIKNIYSE